gcaccaaaaaagaaaaaaaaaatcaaacgaATAAACTCCtgtaaaataatagaaaaatctTCACCGAGTTAAATCATCATCTTATCTATAACAATACACCGGATAAGAAAATCAGACATCAAAAAAAGTTTGATCGCTatcatcaaatttaaaataagaaCACATTTCCAAATCCAAACGTAATTTCAATTTCCAGTTTAAACAAGcactaaaaagaaaattacagtAGCATGTAAATATTTTCCAACCGTCAAGAAATGGAAATAATAAATTCAGACTTTGCCTTTTATAACATCATCCATAACACAACACTGGATGAGAGAATCAGACATCAAAAAAAATCCAATCACTATCATCAAAATTTAAACTAAGAACACATTTCCAAATCAATACGCAATTTCAACTTCCAGCTTAGATATTTTCAAACTGGAAAGAAACGAAAACTAATAAATTCAAACTTTACCTTTCATAACATCATCCATAACATAATACAAAACGAGAGAATCAAACATCAAATAACTTCAATAACTATCCTAACTAAGAACACATTTCCAAATCCAAACTGAAATTTCAAATTCCAGTTTAAACAAAGCTCTATTACAGCAAGAAAACAGAAATAATAAATTCAAACTTCCGCCTAATCACAAACAACACTGCTATTATTCCATTTCCAGCCATTAGAACATTCCAAAACCACAATAAAAACCAAATAACTAACTCACTAAGCCGAATTTCGCATTTCAGAAAACAGAACGAGAgcaaaaacattaaaataacaataataataataataaaacagatctgaaaaaattaaaattaaaattaaaaaaagaagaaaaaaaaaaaagaaaaagaaaaagaacctGGATCTGAATGAAAAGAGCAAGAGGAGTAGAAAACGAATTGCTAAGAGAGAAGAGGAAGGAATCAAAAGCATCCATTGAAGACAACAatgctcctcctcctcctcctcctcctccgtccattggaaaaagaggaaaaggaaaaacgGAGGCGGAGGTGGAGgcagtagaagaagaagaagaagaagaaaccctAGAAAGGAAGAAAAGCTGGCATTCCTTTCGCCGGCTTCcggagagaaagaaagaaaaaaaaaaaaaaaacgagatCTCGAAAAGCTCTTTCACCGGTggaagagaggaaaaaaaggggaaaaaagaaagaaatgagaGTCGTTGAGATTATATAATGGAAAGAAGAGGGCAAGGCCGAGATTTGACcatttaacaaataaaaataataataataattggtgaatttaaatttattaataataataataataattaaagaaaagagagagagagagagagagaaagggagAGAGGGAAGGAGAGAATGAAGGTTAAAACGAGAGACGAGGGAGAGACCGTTACATATGGTCGGTTGGTTTGTATTTATAGTTAACAAACTTAGCTAAttagaaaatttaattaattctttaacCCTATTAAGCGTGTGAGTTCTCACGTGTCAATTGTAAGAATAAGATGCCGCTTCTTTGATTCGAATCTCCCCTTCCTAttcattttccttttccatGCTGTCGCTATTATTacagcctttttttttttttttcttccttttcttttctttttcaaaccTTTTTCctatttctctttttcttttttctctctaaattATCCAACTCATTTTtggatttttgttttttgtcttttatttcaaaaaaaaaaaagaaaatcacttTTGCTATAACGATTGGTtggaatttattttaaaaatagataaaatCACTATATggtatgatttttttaataggAGGAAAAAGATGatttaaatttagaaactaaTTTGTTGTTTCTAGagaatcaaactcaaaatcttGTTAGTTAATAGTACGTGCATTATTACAAATAATTATGGAGTTTTAGTTTCTACAAATGTactaattattattaatgaAGAACCTCATgctaattattaattattattattattattattaagacAGGTAGACACTCCAtctatctctttttttttttttttatctatattttatcaatgatttttaaaaaaattaaattaaattttgaacatTGATTAGCTTTAATTGATAATTGAGTAGtcctttatttttaattaagatGTCTGATATTCtccaacaataataatatatatttgtcCAAATCCACACCTAcgcaattaattaaataatccCATGGAAATTTGCGTTGGCGTGTCAACAAAAATATTCCACGTAATCACCTAACTTTGTAGTTTCTTGAAATGTCAAAATTCCCTATGAGGCTTGATGTCATATGGATAATTGGTTATCTCAAAcatagaaaataattaattctcaTATGGATTATCgcaaattttcttctttctctaatattttattataaaatccGATTTATATCAATAATGACATTGATATTTATCTACGATAGttttaaatatagtaattaaatttaaaataaataagtatataataatattttttaaaaattacaaataataaaaaacattttattttttattgatgTTACAATTACTAAATTTGTTAACATAAGGTAATTTCGAAAGATCTAATTAATTAAGATAGGCATAGGCtgtataaataataaaacaaaagttGTTATTTATACCATGTGAGATTGAATTGTAATAAAAGTAGATCTTTTTTATAAAGTATTGATAGTCTTAATTGTAAATAGAATACAAGATTAGTATATAATTTATGCTTTCTTATGGAATTTGGGGTAGCTGTGGCATAGCATCCTTAGTTCCTTGTAAAGAATATTCTAAGATTCTACATTATTTAGTATTCAACAACAATTTCaacttattttatttgttgtaatctgtataatttaatgaatttaaaaagcccttttttatataaaataaaatttgaaatataataACATCTCAAGGTACCAATAATTAATGATTATAGTTCTAGTATTCAAAGTCAATCTAAGTATAACTCAATGCATGAGACATAATTATCGGGTATCACGAATCCCACCGTTAAACTCCAAAAAagagaaacaaacaaaaaagaaatgcCGGTTATCAATTATTACAAATTACAACTTAGCATACCAGAAGACGAAGAACAGCCTTGTTTTTTTCcttggaaaaacaaaaaaaaacaaaatttcccTCTCAGTgaagaaatttgaaaagaaaaacagacTCGTAGAACTAAAATGGTTTCAAGTGATTGGGTAATAAGAACAATAAGCCTAGAAAAAGGCAAATAGTTGGAGATACAGGAAGAGATGAGTTGTCTTATGGGCCATGTCTTGATTGTAGCTTCATTTGAAAACTTTGGCAAAGCCAATTCACATGGTTTTGACAACTCTGTTTCCTTTTATAGATGATAAACAAGGGACGAACATGACATGTAATGTTGCACACAATCATGTAGAAATGAATTGATCTAACCTGTAATGAAGGTTTAGGTTTCTAATGATTCATTTTTGTAACTGTTTCCAATTAAATGATGAACAAACACACCTGCCGCAACGCTGACGTTTAAGCTCTCAACAGCCATAAAGGATCGAAACTCATCCACCGAGCACCCATCTGTTGTTTCAATGTCGTTTTCCTTATCAATTGTTACATTAGCTGGAATATTCCCAGGGATTCTAACAAGTTGTGAGCAGGATCTCTCCACCAAGGGCCTCAAACCAGTGCCTTCACTGCCCAGGACTAGAATCGTTGGTGCACCGGGCAGTACCTCTTCCAAATCAATGGATTTTGAAGAAACCGATGCTCCAAGGACTCTCCAACCATTTCCGGCTGAGGATGTTAAGAATTGCATCATGTTCTTACAGTATCTAAGCTCCATTAACTCAAGTGAACCAGCACTTGCTTTACTAACCACACCACTTAATGGAGCTGAATTTTTTGCACATAAAACAACTCCCGATGCGCCAAAGAAATAAGCTGATCTTATTATTGCCCCCAAGTTCTGTGGGTCAGTAACTTCATCCAAAGCCAACCAAAGTGAACCTTTGTCATCTTCGAGTGAGACAGGATccaattcttttattttaaccATCTCCAAGGGAGAAGTATCTAACACAAGACCTTGATGAGGTCGGTTATCAGAAATCATATTGAGATCGTGCTTCGATATTTCCTTGATAGTTAATGCATTCTTTTCAGCCAACTTGAGAACTTTCTCAAACCCTTTCTtgtccttcttcttcttattgttATTGTTCAAGTCAATCCCTTCTTGCATATACAATGCATAGAACTCTCTTCTTCCAGCTGACAAAGCAGCCAAAACTGGTCCAACGCCATAAACCCCTTCACCAATCATTTTAGGTAAAGTGGATTCAGAAGCTTCCTTCCATGTTTTTCTGCCCCAACTTTCTTGTTTATTCCATCTCTGAAACTGAGGCCGCTCAGTTGCACCTCTTTCATCCACCATTCCCCTAAATCTACTTTTAATCTTATCCCATCTAGGGTCTGCAATGGCTTCTATTTCTTCATCTTCCCCTTCTTCATAATTTCCCCTCCTTTCGATATCATCGTTTTCCTGCTCTTCATTGTCCATTCTTGTCctcctttctcttctttcatcTGCTGACTCAATACCTCGTCTAGCAAATTTCTCAGCAGAGACCTCCCAAGTCGAACGATTAGCACTACCAATTGGTTCTTTGCCATATCTCTTTTCCGGTTCATCCCGAGACGACCTATTGCCGTTTTTTCCAAATCTCTTTGACTTAAAATCCGATTCCTTCCAAGACGATCGGTCCCCTCTCTTCTTTGTAGTAGATTTATCCAACCATTTTGCCTTCTCAACACTGTTAGCTGCAGCTAACCAAGGAAGCTTATTCCCAGATAACACTCCTTCGTCCTTAAGACGATAGGAACTCGAAAAACATCGAGATTTATTCAAGGACAAAGATTTCAAAGAACTCCCAACGCTCAAAGGCAGCGAGTTCAATTGGGGGCTTACTAAATCCCTAATTTCTGGAAAACAATGGCGACCACGAATTGAAAGCTTCACAAGGTTAGCCATAGAGAGATTAATGTGAAAGCTTGAAAATGACCTAGATGAGGAAAATGTAGTGAGCAAACTAGGGTTTATTGGGGGTTTTGGAGATGGCCCTGTATGTAAAATTTGGAGATTTGAGGAAGTAAATGATTTGGAGCATCTAGTCCCGAATAAACTCTCATGGGTGTGAAGAAACGCGCGTCTCTGTTAAAGAAACAGCGACATTGAATGAATACAATTCTAGAAGTTTACCATAGTTACGAGCTTAATTTGTAAGCAAAAAACCATGATTTCTGTAGAAGAAAGACAAATATTGAAATGCAAGAGTTGTAAAATGAGCGGTGAATACCTTATCTCCGGTTAATTGATCGCCGAATGTCCGCCGCCGCACAGTTTCGAGATGAAATTCAACGGTGGCTAGATATGGTTGAGGCAAGAGACTGAGAAATGGAGAAGGATGGTGATACGGTCAACGACGTCGTTTCGAGTTTCAACctgatcttttttttctttttttttttttttttggtattttccaacGTATACttgatttttcataaatattttgtgaattttattacacttaattttttactagccgtaaatattttgttaaatgtttaactttttactatttttctttttcacatatttataaaaatagaaaggagttttttttaaaaggttaatACAATTTAGAGTGGAGAGACTCATATTTTCAAATACATACAAGTGTCAGTTGAGCTGAGTTCATATTAACCAAAAAAAGGTGTTTCAAACAAACTTGTTTGAAATCATCCACGCCTAAGAATGATATAGGACCATAGGTATTTTAGTTTAGAATATATCATTTAAATGAAAATACTTTTATATCTTTCAATTGATCATATTTTGTTGTAGATATTTGTTGATATGTGATTGTGACGGTAAGTGTTCTAGGTTAtctattctttaaaaaaaaaaaaaaaaatcttcaacaaCATTGTGGTGTTTGGCTTAACACATTCCAAAACTTAAgttatattattgaatataGTTGATGTTGAGTTAGGTAGAGTTGTATTCATTCTTATCTATACCTTATTTGTGTTCGGGAATGGAACATCTATGTCGTTTGTATGATCAAAATCTTATCAAGTCTTAAGATCTTTGCCTCTTTTTTTGGATTTGTTAGACTTAGATTAGTGATGACGGATGGATTTTTTGTCTTAATTCAACCTCTACAACATTAATATTCTATATTGGTAAAATAAGCTAACCTATATGAACTTTACTTATTCTTGAGGGTTGTTCAAAGACCTGCATAGGAGTTTGTCCTAAAAGAAAATGTCCTCTttccttcctttctttctctttaggGTATCGGAGAAGAAAGATTATCCGGGAGTTCACCAAAGGAGAAACAACTGAACCGAACTTTCCACTAGCACCCTACAACCTCAAGGGATACACTTACTCTAACATAACCTATATGTTGCATATATCCCTAAATTGGAGTCAAATGACAAGTCTTATAAATAGCCCCCACACAAAGGAACATCTATGTATAGATTAGCTAAATATGCCATGTACTAACTTAAATGTTGAAGTATACAAGACTCCACTCTAAACTAGAGTGAATATTTTTGCAATATAATTTAGCCCAACAACATGAACTAAAAGAGAGCGTTGAAAGAGTACAAATGGCTCCCCACACACACGAACACGTATTAGCTTATTGAACAAtatgaaataaatattttaaaaaatgaaacaagAAACCTAAAACTTTGAATGgctaaattaattaaactaatcATCAATGACGAATCTAGAAAATTTGGTGTTAGCTTGTTAAACAAtatgaaataaatattttaaaaaatgaaacaagAAGCCTAAAACTTTGAACGACTAAATTGATTAAACTAATCATCATAAGATTTAAACCTGGGTTGGAAGGGAGCTAACAAACAGAATCATCACTATTATATAAAGGTGATAAAGTTGAGGGAGGCTCGAGCCTTCCTTGACTTATACTAAATTCGTCGATGCTAATCATTAACTTATAAGCTTATTGATTATGAGGttcatttcaaaatcaagcaattAAGTCTCAACATTTAAATGATGACCCCTTCCAATCCCTTAGCTAGCATAATTcattaaaatagttaaaaatttGTTGTTGTGAGCATGACATTCTTTTATAATAccaatattaattaaattactattaaaaaactatttttaataataataatattgaacAATAAATTTTAGCCAATTAAATCGCGTCATGTCAGCACAACAAAATTGTaatgattataatttgattggatttgggtagtcaagttttctcatatccaaccCAGTTCAAATCCTAGATGAAAAATTAGgtcaaataaataaaggaccCGAGCCCACTAAGCAAATGGCCCAAGCTCAAGCCCGTAAAAAAAATGGACCCAAGTCCAAGCTACCATGCAAATGGACTCAAGCCTAACAAAaaaaatgggcccaagcccaagcTCAACAAGCAAATGGACCCAAGTCCACCTAAAGTTCATGTTGCTCTCATTTCTCTAAAGATCTGGTGTGAACAAATGATCCAAGAAATGATCTCATTCCTCCAAAAATCTCATGTGATCAAATACTAAAAGCAAAGaaataatttttcaataacattttaattattattacctttataattttctttcccAAGAGAATCATGTAAATTGTTTGCTGTGGGGGTGACTCTCATCTCAAGCCCAATGAGCCCAAAGCCTAAGGAGGCAAAAGAGAAATTTTGGAGAGTTTGAAATGAGTTGTTGAGTCATTTGCAATTCTCATATCATATTGAGTTCTAGTTACCAACAAAAGGTCTTTGTTAATTCATTCAATGATTTAAATTCACACAAATTAGTTTGAAATTTTAGTTGATACAATCTAGACGTTTTAAGAGTATGCATTgatttttcataatatttattACTTTCAACTTCGATTTTACAAATAGTCTCCACTATTAAAatcaacttaaaaaaaaaattcacttcACAACTATTTTTAAACCAAGGGTGCAACTCATAAATTGTCGGATCCCATTAAATTACCCACCGATCAAAACCGTTGGTAGTTTAGTGACGGTTTGCCTCCTCCATGCCATGGTCGTTGATTCAAGTTGAAAACTATCAAAATTTCAGTCAACTTCAATTCACCTTACGTTGCGTCATTTACCTCCGAGCCAACTGAATACCTTTCTATTTTTCTATGAGGACATTTAGGAATGAAAAGTATCAACATGACATGTGGATCTCGAAGACAATGAGAATCTATTGACATGACAACATTCAGTGTCACATGTATAACTTCACTTGCAATTACGTATTACAAATTTAAGCCTAAACATAGAAACATGTAATAGCAAAGTTTTGAGAATACATAGTATACATTAAAGGTTAAGTTTAGAAATGTAAATAAAATTACAGGGTAAGAATTGGAAGATTCTATAAAATTAGGGACTAAatggaaattaaagaaaagtgCCGACTTATAATTAATGTTGAAGTAATTGTCGGGTCTGACCCGAAACCTTCCATTAACCAAAGCGAAAGAAAACCTATTTCCCAATTTCGGCCGACTTTGTGTCTTCTTCAAACCTCCGCCCACACAAAACGCAAAAACCTTACCTTCCATGGGAACGCCCGAGACTTCTCGAGAGCCTTGTCCAGATCGGATCCTCGACGACATCGGTGGCGCCTTCGGCATGGGCGCTGTCGGTGGCTCCGCCTTCCATTTCCTCAAAGGCATCTACAGTTCTCCTAAAGGTGCTCGTCTTCTTGGTGGTTCTCAAGCCGTCCGAATGAATGCTCCTCGTATTGGCGGTAGCTTTGCCGTTTGGGGTGGCTTGTTCTCCACTTTCGATTGCTCCATGGTCTACCTCCGTCAGAAGGAAGATCCATGGAACTCGATCATAGCCGGTGCTGCTACTGGCGGCTTCCTCCAGATGCGTCAGGGCGTCGGCGCCTCCGCCCGTTCGGCTTTGTTTGGCGGTGTTTTGCTGGCTTTGATTGAGGGAGCCGGGATCATGCTTAATAAGGTTCTTAGTCAACCGCAGAACGCTCCTATTATGATCGACGATGCCGGTGCTATGGCAGGCGTCCCTGGTTATCCTATGGATCAGATTCCGGGACTAACGCCACCGGGAACTTCGTCGGCAAGTCCGGGATCTTCAGATGCAAGTTCAGGGTCGTGGTTCGGAGGATTGTTCGGTGGGGGACAGAAAAAGGATTCAGAGGCAAATCGTGGGGATGGGGAA
The sequence above is drawn from the Cucumis melo cultivar AY chromosome 2, USDA_Cmelo_AY_1.0, whole genome shotgun sequence genome and encodes:
- the LOC103492263 gene encoding mitochondrial import inner membrane translocase subunit TIM17-2-like, with product MGTPETSREPCPDRILDDIGGAFGMGAVGGSAFHFLKGIYSSPKGARLLGGSQAVRMNAPRIGGSFAVWGGLFSTFDCSMVYLRQKEDPWNSIIAGAATGGFLQMRQGVGASARSALFGGVLLALIEGAGIMLNKVLSQPQNAPIMIDDAGAMAGVPGYPMDQIPGLTPPGTSSASPGSSDASSGSWFGGLFGGGQKKDSEANRGDGETKILESFDSPPVPNFEFK
- the LOC103492262 gene encoding uncharacterized protein LOC103492262; this translates as MANLVKLSIRGRHCFPEIRDLVSPQLNSLPLSVGSSLKSLSLNKSRCFSSSYRLKDEGVLSGNKLPWLAAANSVEKAKWLDKSTTKKRGDRSSWKESDFKSKRFGKNGNRSSRDEPEKRYGKEPIGSANRSTWEVSAEKFARRGIESADERRERRTRMDNEEQENDDIERRGNYEEGEDEEIEAIADPRWDKIKSRFRGMVDERGATERPQFQRWNKQESWGRKTWKEASESTLPKMIGEGVYGVGPVLAALSAGRREFYALYMQEGIDLNNNNKKKKDKKGFEKVLKLAEKNALTIKEISKHDLNMISDNRPHQGLVLDTSPLEMVKIKELDPVSLEDDKGSLWLALDEVTDPQNLGAIIRSAYFFGASGVVLCAKNSAPLSGVVSKASAGSLELMELRYCKNMMQFLTSSAGNGWRVLGASVSSKSIDLEEVLPGAPTILVLGSEGTGLRPLVERSCSQLVRIPGNIPANVTIDKENDIETTDGCSVDEFRSFMAVESLNVSVAAGVFVHHLIGNSYKNESLET